atggattccttacctcgagaaagtttactaacaccgtaggagCAAATCTTGGACCTTTTCcccaatttttactcaaaaccctaggagaaaaattaacatcataacaacaaatattaagaaactaagcttagattcaaggtctaggaaggaaaataaagctttctaccgaataaaattaaagttttaccgaaaagcttgagatttgagaaggaatttttggctatggaagtagagctttaatggaggaaaatggtgatctctctctctcctttctcCTTGTGTTTTTCGGCCAAGATGagggaaatgggaaaaaaatggcTTTATAATCTTAgtcccacttggttgactagtctcctTAACATGTGGTAGAaatttgtgacaagtgtcactcacttatggtgggatcttgaaaaatatcttagctagactgatcgggattaaaacagatgaattctcggtagaaactaatttaaatcaaataattttcgaaaccaaaaatttatcccagactgaaacttaaaattgggctaggttcggtacaccgcgaaatttagcgatgcacgatcaaaataaattttcgctgctatgggctaatttaattaaataggaaattcaagaataaaagtatggtgtctaataatccatttcctaggactatcgggtccgaacaccagctcctaaaattcttaGGTTCTTTGACCGGTacatacgatcgcagcttattaacaactattttaactagcaaaaattattctgaatatcTATGAATAATAACTTGAGCATACCAAtgcttagaataaaataaaatttaaacttcccctttttttttgaagaaaatatttcggggtattacactccCGTGACGGATAAACTGGAGGTGCACCCCCACGAACCCACCAGGAGGGGGCTCAGACACATGAAGTTCACCAGAAGCATAGATTTCCGCCGCTGGGCCCAATAAATCCTGGGCCTCTTCCAGTTCACGGGCCGAAATTTTAGAATGAAGGCCCGCTGGACGGCCGATGTCCTCTAGTTGGCCTGAAGGCTTTTGGAGGTCAGTGGGTAAGGCCGCAATGGCCTGAATGGGCTCTGGGTTTAGAGCAGCGGAGGAAGAGGTGCCTTGTGCGCTTAATGAGGTCGAAGTGTTGGGGTTTATCGTAACCCCAATGCGGCTGGGTGTAGAAGACATAATGGAAAGCAGATACAAAGAAACCAACTTGGCAGACTCGGAGGCAAAGAAAGAGAGTTCAAAAGAAGATACGGCTGGGAGGAGGCCTAACTTGCAGGTCGCCGGAAACTAGTCGGAGAGTTGAACGGAAAAGCGAAGTGGCGCCGGAAGGTAGAAATCCGATAAAACGATTGCTTGAGGAAGAAAGTGAAacagtaaaaagtaaaaagaaaacgGTGAATTTCGTTATTTATAAGCAAAGGACGATAAATGGAGATGATGACACGTGGAGGGTTAGATTTAATGAGTTCACATCGAAGAGACGTGAAACGTACGCAAGAAGTTATTGCCTTTGGGAATTACGATCGGCGCGAAGTTTAAACGGTGGCAACGTTTAAGTAATCCATGGGCCTATTAACGGATTCCGAAGGATAGACccgagtcttgaaaatggagtcggcactcgatcaaccgtgcctccctgaaaagggaatgtggaaagaagtcataaggttggagtgttggttaggccggagtcctgaaaatggagtcggcactcggacaatcgtgcctccctgaaaagggagtgtggaaagaagtcataaggatggagtgttggttaggctggagtcctaaaaatggagtcggcactcggtcaaccgtgcctccctaaaaagggagtgcggaaagaagtcataaggttggagtgttggttaggccggagtcctgaaaatggagtcggcactcggtcaaccgtgcctccctaaaaagggagtgtggaaagaagtcataaggttggagtgttggttaggccggagtcctaaaaatggagtcggcactcggtcaaccgtgcctccctgaaaagggagtgcagaaagaagtcataaggttggagtgttggttaggccggagtcctgaaaatggagtcggcactcggtcaaccgtgcctccctgaaaagggagtgcagaaagaagtcataaggttggagtgttggttaggccgaagtcttgaaaatggagtcggcactcggtcaaccatgcctccctgaAGAGGGAGTCTGGAACGATACGAAACATGAGAGCCATTTATTCATTAAAGACCAGCCGAGATTACAAAATTGCCCTAGGGGGTTTGGCAAGCTTGCGGTTATGGCTACATAAAGTCCTGCAGATATTAAAAAGGGGAGTCGGCTGACACCATGGACGGGGTTTGAGAAGGAGGAGACGGAGGATCAACTTCGAGAGCAGCTGAAGGAGTTACTGGGAAGATCGTGTCAGGTGTTGCTACTAGAGGAGAGGTTGGCGGAGTATTCCTCAAGGAATCATCGGCTAAGAATTCCGTTAAGAATTCTTGGTAGTCAGAGTCGTAGTTGGGATTGAATGGGGAATTAACCTCGGCCTTAGGAGGTGACAAGGTCACCGCTTCTTTCTCTTCATCTGAAGGGGTGAGAAGAGGGTCTTCATGGGTATCTCCCACCTCATGACCGCCGTGCGCAATTTTCCGTTGACGGAGCATTTCTTGCCGGGCCTGTTCGGCCAAACGTAGGGAACGTCGTGAAGGAGGATCTGCGGCATCTCTTTTCTTCATTGTGTTCAGCAAAGGAGGGTAAGCCATCCCGAGAAGGGGAGGATATTTATAGTAGAAGGGAATGAGTTAAGGAACAGGGCAAGAAGGATAAAGATCAAAAAGGACGGTTGTCAGGATAAGGAAGGTTCTAACATACAGATTTGGTAAGATTTCTTGGTAATCGAGTAGAATTCGGGATTTCGATTGGAATTGACAAGGAGGGAAAGATGCGACAGAGATACGGATCTACTTTGTCAGGAAAATGTACTTTCCTAGGCTTCGGTTCCTTAAACCaaggaaagtgagggactagatgATATATAAAGCTGACTGGTAGGATGAATCGGTCGGTAGGAAGATGAAgtcaataagcatcaatgtcctgaacattcaaggaCGATCCCGACTCCCTTGGAGGTCGGCCGGTAGGAAGATGAAgtcaataagcatcaatgtcctgaacattcaaggaCCATCCCGACTCCCTTGGAGGTCGGCCGGTAggaagatgaagacaataagcatcaatgtcctgagTAAGATCCATCCAGCCTCCCTCGGAGGTCGGTCGACCGGAAGGAATTGTCCGACCGAGTATATCAGGTTACTGGTCGAGCTCCGACGGATCTCTGTGGAGACGATCCATGAAGGCGGGAGTTAAAGGAATCAACGGCTATTTATGTTCGAACGTCCATCATTATGAGTATTAAATGTGTTTTATGAGCCATTATTTGTAACATTAACTAGGAGATTAAATGTGTAACCGATCAGGTGTCTAAGATATATAGCTGTACGAATCCTCTAGAAGGGGATAGATTTTCGAGGAGGGAGGAGACTAAGCAATTTGAGAGTTCATATTGAAACACATTTGTCGTTCTTGtaattttccggtagtgttggcccgccggccGATCACCTGAAGATCGGGAAACCATCAAGTATAATAcctgattttgtgtgtgtgtgtgttttttttttttttttggttttgttgttgatttgatactaatcttggagtaccCACTGTTGCattttcatcacaatgcatgctgttaaatagtttgccactttgtgcataaacgttttaaacagtggctacatcctatataccaattatttttacTGTCAAGATCaatgttgattttgtctttaatccgaACATGTTAATTTTAGAAAacgaaatgaattgtaaatttatattagttcaaatatatttaaagaatgcacaatatgtaatttacatacaagattaatgaatgctatggcggtagctatttttcaaatttcttctttttctgaatTTAAAAGATTGATTCtaacaatgttgtagtctcagcatcttttcaatgcatcaagtgttaCAATattctattgccctacattggcatttttaataatgagatttaaatcaatttattatgTTATTTGAATGTCGTTCTTTGTCAATAAATTCTCCATAAATGGTTAATATGGTTGgctttaaactatttaaattttttttccatgttattaacataatacttggtaaataaatatataacattattttttagtataactttgatatttaattacaagatagagtaaaaaaaaaaaacaatgaacaatgtagtgaatataattaattaataaatttgaaggtaaggaatctttgtattgtagaaaatatagacaatataactaatgaaattatatctctttttatcatggcaaaaacttgtgtgagaccgactcaccatgagacgggtcgggtcgggtcgggtcaatatgcaattgtaacacttatatgcacaaatgccatacttatatgctcaaatgtaatactaatcagaaataaaatttttgttacttataaggtaaatgtaatacttttaagggaaaatacaatacttttacatttcaatttaaaagtattacttttttcctcaaaagtattatatttgcccttataagtaaggggcacttgtcaacattacttattatgaaaaatgtattactttttctcttataagtaacaaaaattgtatttttgataagtgttatatttgagcatataagtatgatatttgagcatacaagtatgacatttgcatggtactttgacccgacctgacccgtctcacgaataaggatccgtgagacggtatcacacaagtgtgacccctttttaaatttttttgataatgaatattttttttgaataaaaacattgtagacatcgaattataaattaaaggcTAAAGTGTTATCCCGCACCCTGAACTATATTGggttattcatgccgcaccttgaactttcataacgtccatttcgatacacaaaccattatttttttttaatctagcattttttacaggttacctacaagttataggtaatctatgctgactttgacttttttttttgttctcttcttcttcttttttttttaatttttttttattttcttctaaaccttttCCAGCCCAACAACCGGTACCGAAAccgtaaaataattaaaaaaatcttatatttaggcatttagctactggcagtaggtaaatatatatatataaaaaaaattatatttagctactgccagtaggcagtagcaaaaataataataaaaaaatttataatatggtttttataataacaaaatatattatatataattatatatactaaaaaatatatattccgGTTGAATTGGAACCGGAACCTTTATATTATTAAGGTTCCGGTTCTAATTTGTGTAACCTTGGAACCGTGAAGAACGAAGCACGGTCACCCCTAAGTAGGTCGTCGGTGGGCTCGGCGCACGCTGCCGCAAGGGAGGGGAGGAGCAGTGGATTGTGGAGGGGCTGTGGTGATTTGGTATAGTGAGCATTGGTCCGGCTGAAGGCACGGGGGAGGGGCAGCGTGAGACgttgatttttggggtttacttaaaaattttgcgttaacttaaaaagaagatccacataagctaattacTTGTGCCATGCCATCATAGTAACCtggtaacctgtgaaaaatgctagatgaaaaaaaattaatagtttctgtatcgaaatggacgttatgaaagttcaaggtgcggcatgaataatccaatatagttcatggtgcggaatgacactttagcctaaattaaataaatacatatgtattatttttttcgtaattactaatttatttaatttgatgagCAATCGATATTCTGTTGTAACTGTTACAATGCAAAGAAGAGTCCTATAGGAGAGTGAACACATAACTCTCCTATTCTATAGCTAACATATTATTGACCAAGTACTAACATAACTACAAGACattacattataataataataataataataatagtatgcaTATAgttaatactccccctcaagcgcagggttGTATAGCCGCAACGTTGAGCTTGTCCCGCAGAAACTGAAACCGGTGTGCCGGCAAgggtttggtgaagatatcaGCTATCTGATCTCGTGTTGACACAAAGTTGACAATGAGATCACCGGTCGCGACTTTGTCACGCACAAAATGGTAGTCAATTTCCACGTGCTTTGTGCGAGCGTGAAACACTGGATTGGCCGCTAAGTAGGTCGCCCcgagattgtcacaccacagcGTAGCTGGTTTTCCCGAATGAAAGCCTAACTCAACAAGTAAAGATACTATCCAAGTGACCTCAGCATAAACATCGGCCAACCCCTTGTATTCTGCCTCTGTAGACGAACGAGCTACGGTGCGCTGTTTCCGAGAACCCCATGACACAAGATTGTCACCTAGATAAACCGCATACCCACTTGTTGACTTTCGGTCTataggacaaccagcccagtctgAATTGGAGTATGCCTGTATGTCAGTACTGGAAGAAGCCACAATACGCAGACCGAACTCCTGTGAACCCTTGACATACCGAAGGACCCTCTTCAACAAGGCCCAATGAGCTTCTGTTAGGGAGTGCATAAACTGGCAAAGTCGGTTGACTGCATAGGACAGATCCGGGTGAGTGATAGTAAGATATTGAAGAGCTCCTACAATTCGGCGATATTGAGTCGGATTCTCATAAGGTTCAAGTGACGGAGTGGCTGGTGCAGTAACAGCTGCGGGTGTAGCCAGCGGTTTACAATCAGACATGCCTGCACGGTGTAGAATGTCGGTCATGTATCGTTTCTGAGATAAGATAAATCCTTTTCCGTCAGTGAGTGTTTCTATTCCTAAGAAGAAACTCGGAGTCCCCAGGTCCCTGATCTTAAAAACAGATGAGAGCCGTAGAAGCAGATCATCAATCAAGCTGGCATCATTTCCTAACATGATGATGTCATCCACATACACAAGTAAGAACACTCTGGAGGATTTTGACGAGTAGTAGAATAGAGAAAGATCAGTCTTGGATGGTGAGAACCTTGTAGATACTAGAAAATCATGCAGCCTTTTAAACCATGCACGCGGAGCCTATTTTAAGCCATACAAGAAGCGCTACAGGTGACAGACATGATCAGGATGTAGAGGATCTTCATAGCCCGGTGGTTGTTTCATATACACAGTTTCTGCTATATTTCCATTAAGAAACGCATTGTGCACGTCAAGCTGCCGTAGCGTCCATGAGTTGGAAACGGCAAGTGAAAACAGCATCCGAACTGTAGTTGGTTTGACTACAGGACTGAACGTGTCAAAGAAGTCTTCACTCGCtacctgattaaacccttttGCTATGAGTCGAGCCTTATACCGCTCTACTGAACCATCTGCTTTTCTCTTGGTGCGGTATACCCACTTGCAGCCGATGATATTCATGTGAGGTGTTGGTGGCACCAACTTCTAAGTGTGATTATGGAGtaaggcattgaactcctggTCCATGGCATCACGCCACTGTGAGTGACCAACTGCTTGAGAGTAACATGATGGGTCTATTGTAGCATTGAAAGCATAAAATTGCTCCCCCGTGCCCTTAGTCTTGTTTCGTGTTCTCATAACATGACCGCCCTGTTGTACCTTGCCTGAATAAGTTTGAGTTTCAGAGGAAGTAGTCTGAGCTTGGCCTGAAGAAGGGGTCGTTGTGTCAGATGTGGACGTTGGTTGAACAACAGGTAAAGGAGCAGTGTCTTGTCCCACTGGAGGCGCCATATTAAGTGGCATTGGAGTCGGTGTTACAACAACTGGGCCGACCCCATACGGTGAGCTGTTCTGAGGTACTGTGGTGTGTGGTTGCGATGACTGCAAAGCAAAAGGGAAAACACTTCCGTCAAAACGTACATGACGACAGATAAAGATATTACCCGTGTTTAGGTCCAAACATCGGTATCCCATAAATGAGACTGGGTAACCTAAGAATACACACGGAGCTGACCTGTATTCGACCTTATGACAATTATATGACCGAAGATACGGAAAACAGCGACAACCAAACACCCGAAAAAAGGTGTATGGTGGATGACTCTGGTGGACACGGTAATATGGTGTTTCGAAGTGTATAGCGGATGAGGGTAGACAATTGATTAAGTAAGTTGCAGCTTCAAAGGCATAATCCCAGTATTGAAAAGGAGTTGAACTTTCAGCTAGGAGGGCTAGGCCGGTTTCGACAACATGTCTATTCCGACGTTCGACCTAGCCGTTTTGTTCATGTGTATAAGCACAGGATTGTCGGTGAATGATACCTAGCGACTCAAAGGTTTGATGTAGTCGGCGATACTCACCGCCTAAATCGGATTGAATATACTTGATAGAACGCGAGAATTGCCGTTCTACCATAACACgaaaaacatcaaaatttttgtatacatcTGATTTTAGccttaatggataaaaccagcAAAACCTTGAATAGTCGTCTACAAAGAGTACGAAATATTTAAAACCGGAAGCAGAAATAATAGGAGACggaccccaaatgtccgtatagATTAAATTTAGTACATTATTACTACTTTTGGTAACCCTATCTAGAGGAAATCGAGCCGACTTTCCCATTTGACACGCAGCACAAACTGGAGACGAACTATCTTTATTTGGAATGACTGGACATAGCCGGAGGACACGATCTAAGGCTTGTTTGTGCGGGTGGCCTAGCCTTTGGTGCCATACGACAGAGGTGGTTCTGGCTGATAGAAACGCAAAATGACTCCTCGGAACAAAAAGCTTGTATATACTTCCTGCAGTGGACCCCCTAAGCAGAATTGCCTGTGTtttgcaatccttcacaagaaacAAATTTTTGTGAAATTCGAAGTATACATCATTTTCGTTAGTAAACCGGTAAACTGATAGCAAAGGTAACGACAACTTAGGAACGCATAAAACATTAGACATTTTAAGACTGTGAGGATGGGAACGGATAACCGATTGACCCACACGAGTAACATCCAAACCTGTTCCGTTGCCAACCTTCAAAACATCTCCACCAGAATAGATGTTCGAATGGTCCAACATAGTATCATCCGGGGTTGCGTGAGACGTTGCACCAGTATCGGGGTACCACGCATCAACCGAATTTGTGACCGTGCCATCTCCAGAATAAGCCACATTCGCCTGGGACTCCTGACGGTCTGCATATCGCCGGAAACACGTTACGGCGGTGTGGCCGTGCGATCTACAGATCTGGCAGCGTGGAGTTCCACCCTTGCCACGGCCCTGATTGTTGCTGTGTCGTCCTCGCCCATGCCGCCCTCTGCCATTGGAGTTGTGACGACCACCCGGATTCCCGCGGCCGCGACCAGCATAGAACGCCTGTGAGCCCGGAGCGACCGAGGACTCGGCAGGGTGAAGATCATCCGCATGGATGAATTCTTGGGCTTGCAGGTGGTCGCCAAGCTGTGGTAAGGTCATCGGTGTTCCGGCAACGTTGAGAGAAGAGGCCATCGCCCAAAACTCTGGGCGCAAACCTCGCAACGCATATAGAATGGCTTCCTCGGCTGACAGTGGCCGGCCGGCGAGAGACAATGCCTCAACAAGTATCTGGGCTTTACCAAGATACTCAGCCGGAGAAGAATTGCCCTGCCGCAATGTCTGAAATTGCCCGAGGAGGCTGAGACATCTGGATCGAGTGGATGAAGCGAGGGCGGTGGTGATGGAATTCCAAACCTCCTGCGCGGTGTCACGCCCCACCGCCAAATACATCACTTCGTCCGTTAGCGAGGAGATGATCAGTGAATGTATCGACTGATCTTGCTGTATCCAGGAGAGGTACGCTGGGTTGGGCGTGGCGACGGCAGTGGCCGAACTGGAAGTAGTAGCCGGCGTCGGTGATCTGAGAGTGGGCGGCGGACAGGGGAGCGTGCCGTCCAAATATCCGAGAAAGTTTTGCCCTTTCAAAAATGGGATGATTTGAGTTCTCCAATATAGATAATTTCTGGAAGTGAGTTTAATGGAGATGTGGTGGTTAGAGGTGGTGAGGACTGAAGGGGCAGCCGGCGGTTGGGCGGCGGTGGTGACCGCCTAATCAACGGAGGTGGTGGTGTTTGCCATTCGCTGAGATAGTCGGAGAAAGGATCGCCTAACactactgataccagatgagcaATCGATATTCTGTTGTAATTGTTACAATGCAAAGAAGAGTCCTATAGGAGAGTGAACACATAACTCTCCTATTCTATAGCTAACATATTATTGACCAAGTACTAACATAACTACAAGacattacataataataataataataataataataataataatagtatgcatatggttaataaatttaataaaagtaatagagtGTGGTTAcctacttttgaataatatactctaacatattcgtaatatatgttcaacaattatgccaactttgattgtaatgagattcgaacctaagaccttacttatagaaattaatgggtaagttaaaagttaacggaatataaacggaaaagataatatttaacgaaaaatttaacggataatcatataattaaggataaattatgaaatctcaaagaaaaatataaataaaaacaatttgaaccatccatttgatttaataatttgaccgtcattttttttaCCCATGGCATAACTTTCTttagctcttattagtatagtagacaATCCGACAAAGAATGACGAAGATGTAAACCAATATAGATTATCCATAACTAattaattcaaacaaaaaaaatcaataaataactTATATGAGAAGTAAAACTTGAAATCCCATACTTACTAACCTAATTGTCTAtttgcgcaaattatattgtggaccatggtttacaatgcattgtggaccatgatcatggctgatactacagttgtgttgaacggatagtgcagttgtgttgaaaggaaattgcagtagcgcggaacagagacggttcatccgttcaacacaactgcagtatcctttcaacacaactgcactatccgttcaacacaactgcagtatcagttcaacacaacggTAGTTCTAGACGGATGACACGGTCTTTGTTCtgcgcaactacagttccctttcaaaacagttgcagtatcagttcaacacagctgcagtatcaattcaacacagctacagtatcaaccatgattcatgatctacaatgcattgtggaccatggtccacggtataacgactagCCTATTTGTCTGGcttaatatatactttgaataTAAGTAACATTGTTCTTGATAATGAGTATAACCCTGATAATTACTTCGTGCCAAGTTAAAACCTGTTCTTTAACAAGGATAATTACTCTGCTTCAAGTGTAAACCTGTACTTTTTTTAACAAGTATATTTATAATCTTGTGACAAGTGCCGTACTGCTTTTTCTATTTCGAGTCTTGAGACTGTTTAATTGTTTGTACTTGGATTATACTGGAGTTATTTATCATTCATACTATCGCGGATACGCGGCCCCAAAATAACTCTTTCTATCAACTGTCCTCGCAAATCACAACTCGCCATGGACGAACCTCGAAAACATCAGGTTCCTATTTCACTTTGTATGCAATGATATTTGGATCTCTGTTTCGTTTATATACAATCTATCCTTTTTCTTATACTGTGTGTGATTAGTGGTAGAGCTTGAAATTTCGATTTGATTTGTAGACACAGTTTCGATAATTCATGGCAGTTACATCATTTTAGCAAGTGatgtgatttatttatttaaattttttttttgtgtggaaATTTTGGTTGATTTTGTGAGCGGTGGATCTCTATCAGGTCTCGTTGCGAGGAGCGAGCGTGAAGGAGATTTCTAGGGATGCGCTTCTCGAGAAGGTGTCGCACCAGAGAGAGCTTAGGAGTTATATTCGAAAATCCACTGCGGCTGCAGTGTTTATTCAGGTTAATTATCTCGTTTTGTTGGGCTGAATTCCCAAATTACTGAAACTGTTGTGCTTGGGGCACGTTATTATTACTTGAACTGCGCGCTTATTTGCCACTTCACTTGATAATGCATATTGTGCCATATATTCCGAATTTAGTGTTACTTTGCTGTTTAATGAACTGACCTTTAGATTTAGTATTCACAACAGGCAATGTTTTTTATAATCCTGAAATCTTAAACTTTGCTAATAATATATGCAGAGAGTTTGGCGGCGATACTCTGCCACAAAGTTGATAGCCCTACAACTTCAGAATCAGTGGGAGATATTGATGGATAACCTTGCTGTTCCTCTAACTAAAATACAGATATCTGGCAGTATTTTGAGgccttttattttcttcatgtCATTCTTGTTGAATCGAGGGGCGAAAAAGCAAAAGAGTGACAAAGATTGCATGAAGACTTGCTTCAGAGTTGTTTTGGAAAGCATAAACTCGACTAGTATGCTCTTCTGATTTCCCTCTAATTTGTTTCTTCATTGTGtttttgttctttatcttctttgtAGCAATTTTTACTGTTCAATCTAATTTTTCCATTGTTTCTTTTTCCTGgaaaaatgaattgaaaaaaGTTTAGGGCTGGTTTactttagttttaaattttaatatccGATATTTAGATCAAAATTATGTTAGGATATAACATAAGTAAAAAATATCCAAACCAATAATATATTGAGTTcatccaaaatctaaaaatcGGTTTAGATTCCGATAATGTGAATAATTTTTGATGGTAAGCGTAAGTAAATACGTTAtgtttatataagtaaatgAGAGTAGATTGAATAACAgaatataagtaagagaagatgataatgaatgtagtCATAGTAATGAATATTTATGTAAGTAGATAAAGGTGAGGATGTGGTGGTAGTAGTAGATATATAGTCGGGTAAGTGATAGAGGTTAAAAAAGTGTTCTCCTATTTTTGAAAAACTGTGcaagtaaacatgttttctgttatCTATCTCCAGTTTTCAGTAAAAGTGCTCCAGTTAGTAAAGAAGCTCTAGTTTTTACAAAGTAGAGAATGTGTGTTAAAATTATTTACTGGTTACGGTTTTGATTTATCATTTTTATGGATAGATCTGGATGAAAACTTTTGCTCCATGGC
This portion of the Ipomoea triloba cultivar NCNSP0323 chromosome 5, ASM357664v1 genome encodes:
- the LOC116020577 gene encoding uncharacterized protein LOC116020577 — its product is MNIIGCKWVYRTKRKADGSVERYKARLIAKGFNQVASEDFFDTFSPVVKPTTVRMLFSLAVSNSWTLRQLDVHNAFLNGNIAETVYMKQPPGYEDPLHPDHTDLSLFYYSSKSSRVFLLVYVDDIIMLGNDASLIDDLLLRLSSVFKIRDLGTPSFFLGIETLTDGKGFILSQKRYMTDILHRAGMSDCKPLATPAAVTAPATPSLEPYENPTQYRRIVGALQYLTITHPDLSYAVNRLCQFMHSLTEAHWALLKRVLRYVKGSQEFGLRIVASSSTDIQAYSNSDWAGCPIDRKSTSGYAVYLGDNLVSWGSRKQRTVARSSTEAEYKGLADVYAEVTWIVSLLVELGFHSGKPATLWCDNLGATYLAANPVFHARTKHVEIDYHFVRDKVATGDLIVNFVSTRDQIADIFTKPLPAHRFQFLRDKLNVAAIQPCA